The genomic DNA AGCCAGTTGCACGCCCACCCCCAGATGCGCGAAATCTCCCAACTCGGCATCGTGGTCGACCGTGGCGTTGGCGTTCACGATCGCACCTCGCCCGATCCGCGCGCACGCCCCGACCACGGCACCTGCCATCACGGCCGTGCCCTCGCCCACGATTGCGTGCCCGCTGACCCAGGCTCGGGGATGCACCACGGTGGCCAGGGGGATACCCTGCGCTTCCAACGCTGTCGAGAGACGCTCGCGGACACCCTGGTTGCCGATGGCGACGATCGCGGCATCACAGCGCCCGGCCAGTTCTGCCAGCGCGCTCGCATGGGCTACCACCTGCCAGGAGCCGGACTGGCGCACGCCCGGGAAACCGTCGTCGGCAAAGACGACATCCGCCCATGTGCCGGACAACTCCGCCGCCTCTGCGACCGCGCGTCCGTGGCCTCCAGCGCCGACAATCAACAAAACGCCGCGTTTTTGCATGGGTCTTTGGAACTATGTCAGTAATGAAGACGCGATTCTACTGAAGAAGCACGATCGGGGCGCCTCATACTGTGGTACTTTCGGCACGGCCCGCCCCCAGGCTCAAGGCCAAGGCAAGCAACGGCGCATAGGCGACCAGGGCACCGAGCCAGCCAGGGAGCCACTCGACGGCCACCAGCATGGCCCAAGGCAACAGCCAGAAAATGTTGATGACCAAAACCGACAAAGTCACCACTTTGTGGCTTTTCCATCGTCGCGCGGCATATTGATAGGCATGGGTGCGGTGCGCTTCATAGACTTTTTCTCCGCGCAACAGCCGCCGCAACAGCGTCGTGGTCGCGTCCACCACGAAGACGCCGAGCAGTATGAGCCACCCCCACAGCAGCGCTGGCGCGTCCCAGCCAGCCTGCAGGGATAACCCGCCCAGCACGATCCCCAGGAAACCGCTGCCGCCATCGCCCATGAAAATGCGCGCGGGAGGGAAGTTCCACACCAGAAAACCAGCAACCGTCGCCCCCAGCAGCAGGCTCGTCCCCAGCAGGCCGGGCTGTCCCACCAGGACGTACAGCACGGCGGCCCCGACGGTGGCGCAGATCGCCTCGACACTCGCGATGCCGTCGATGCCGTCCATGAAGTTGTAGAGATTCAACAACCACACCAGATAGAGCGCCGCAAGCACGCTGCCCACGGCGCCAAGCTGGAAGGTGGCCGATCCCACCGCCAGAGGCGGTGCCCCTCCCTGCCAGGCTAGGATCCAGGCGGCCGCCGCAAAGTGGGCCAGCAGGCGCCAGCGCGCCTGGATATGGCCATGATCGTCCAGGAAGCCGACCAATGCGATCCACGCCCCCGCTCCGCCCAAGGCGCATGCGACGTCCGTGGCCACGCCTCCCGACAGCCACAGGGCCACGAGGCCCAGCAGGAAACCGATGACAAAGGCAAGCCCACCACCGCGGGGCGTGGGTTGCTGATGCGAGCTGCGCGCATTCGGCACATCCAACACGTTGCGCGCGAGCGCATAACGGCGCAATACGCCGGTCAGGAACCAGCCAAGGCCGGCACCGGCCACGAACAGCCACCAGGGCCAGGAAGACAGATCCATCTAGATTCCGGAATGACGGGAAAGAGTCGGAAACGACGCAGGCGCGGCTCAGCGGCCAACGTCGACACCACGCAGCACGAACGGCTGCGGGTCAAAACCAAAATCGCGCCGGGCTTCCTCGTGCCCAAAGACCATGTCGCGATTCATGCGCTGCACCATGTCGGCGTTCCAGCCGCGATAACGCGGCACGAGACGCAGGCAGGCCAGCGCCCCATTGAAGAGCCAGATCGGCACCGTCAGCAGCTTAGGGCGCAAGCCCATCGCGATGAAGATGCGGGTAACCATCTCGCGATAGCTCAGCACTTCCGCCCCGGAAATGTTGTAAGCCTGATCGCGCGCCGCTGGCGTGAAGGCCGCCAGCACGGCCGCTTTTGCCACATCATCCACGTAGATGGGCTGGCGCAGGCCGGCTGCCCTGCCAAAAAGCGGAAAGACATGCAGCCGCCGGATCAGCCGGACGATCTCCGACAGATTGCGGTCCGTGTTGCGGCCATAGATCAAGGTGGGCCGCAGGATGGTCCAGCCGATCCCTGCCGCGGCGGCCTCTCGGGCGACGGCCTCCTCGCCCTGCACGAGGCGGCCGACCAGCGCCTCCTCGTAGGAATTGGACGACGCCGTCTTGGTGTACCGGCTTGTCGACGACAGGCAGACCACGCGCTGCGCACCCAGCCCGGCCATCCGACCGAGATGCGCAGGCACCGCCCAGATATGGCACAGCGCGATCCACACGGGAATCTGCTCGGCACCCGCCTCTTGCCCAGCGGTGTCCAGCGATGCCCAGCGCAGGCCAGGCTGTTCCGCAACGACGGGAGGATTGCGGGAATACGCAACCACGCGATGCCCTTGGGCAAGCAGTTGGGCAACGACCTGCTGGCCCGCGGGCGACGTCGCGCCCACCACACCCACCGTAACGCTCATACGGAATCTCCTTGGACTTGGCTACGCAAAAGGGCCGCCAGACGCGTCGCCTGGCCCGTCAGCTCGAAATGCGCGAGGAAATAGGCGCGGCCCGCCGCGCCGAGCTCGGCACGCTGCGGGTCACTCATGCCATGCAGGCGCGCGATGCAGTCAGCCAGCGCAACGGCATCCTCTGCCGCACAGGCGAGTCCGGCCCCTGCCTCGATCACCACCCGCGCGCCCTCTCCATCCAGGGAAGCAATGATCGGCTTGCCTGCGGAGAGGTAGGACTGCACTTTCGCCGGGACGGTCTGGGCATATATCTCGCTGCGCTTGAGCGAAACCAGCAGGCCTCGGGCACGGCTGAGGAACTGCGGCATCTCGTCCGCGGGATATCGCCCGGCGAGTATGACGTTGTCCAGCCCGCGAGCGGCCTTCTGCTCGGCCAACCAGGCCGACATGCTGCCGCTTCCGACCAGCACCAGGCGCACGTCCGGCAGGTGCTGCAGCCGCTCGGCGGCATCCAGCAGGGTCTCCACGGCCTGGGCGGTTCCCAGGTTGCCGGTAAAAACGATACTGAAATGGCGCTGGATCTCTTCCAGCAACGTCGGGCTGACCTCGGTCTGCGCCGCAGGCGTCAAGGGCATTTCCCGTGCGCAATTCGGATAGTAGATGATCTTGGACGGATCGGCATGGCGCGCGACGGCATCGATGAACGCCCGGGATTGCACCAACACCCGATCCGCGCAGGCGTAGATCGCTCGCACCATCAGGCCCACGCCCGCAAGCACCGCCTTGTTGCGCACGAAACCCGTCGCGCTGAGGCTATCGGGCCAGAGGTCCAGCACCCACATCACCATGGGCGTGCGCAGGCGCCATTTCAGGTAGATGGCCGGGATGGCTGCGGTGATGGGCGACAGCGAAAACACGAAGACCACGTCGAACTGCTTGCCGCGCGCCTGGCGGGGAAAATGCCGCAGGCCATGCCAGACGAAGGAGAGGTAGTTGCGCGCGAGGTTCGCCGCGCCACCCTTCCCGCGCGGCCGCAACGGCACACGATGTACCGGCACCTGGCCCGCGAACACCTCCTCCTGGCAACCCTGCGCCGAATACCCTGGAAACACCTCGCCATCCGGGTAGTTCGGCTTGCCGGTGAAGACCTCGACACTGTGGCCCTGCGCCACCAAGGCCTCGACCAGATCGTTGATCGAGAACGACTCCGGCCAGAAGTATTGGGAAACCAGCGCGATCCTCACGTCACTTCTTCCAGACGACGCGGTTCACGTAATCGGTGTAGCTGTGGATCAGGCGAACGACCTTGTCCGACACGTTGGGCATCGAATAGTCCGCCACCAGGCGCAGGGACCGCTCATCGCCGCGCGGCTGGTCCGCGATCAGCGTCAAGCCCTGCAGCACGCGTTCGGTTTCCAGGCCCACCATCATGACCGAGGCCTCTTCCATGCCTTCGGGACGCTCGTGCGCCTCGCGGATATTGAGGGCCGGGAAGTTCAGGATGGAAGACTCCTCGGTGATCGTGCCACTGTCGGACAGCACCGCGCGCGACATCATCTGGAGGTGGTTGTAGTCCCTGAAACCCAGCGGCTTCAGCAGGCGCACGTTCTCATGGAAGCGCGCACCCATCGCGTCGACCCGCTTCTGCGTGCGCGGATGCGTGGACACGATGACAGGCAGGCCGAATGTGACGGCCACGGTATTCAGCACATCGACCAGCTTGCCGAAGTTCACATCCGAATCGATGTTCTCTTCGCGGTGCGCGCTGACGACGAAGAACTTGCCCGCCTCCAGGCCAAGCCGCGACAGGATGTCGGAAGCCTCGATACCTTCGCGATAATGGTTGAGCACCTCGAACATCGGACTGCCGGTCTTGATGACGCGGTCCGGCAGCAGGCCTTCGCGCAGCAGGTATTCGCGGGCGATGCTGCTGTAGGTCAGGTTGATGTCGGCGGTGTGGTCCACGATGCGTCGATTGATCTCCTCGGGCACGCGCTGGTCGAAGCAGCGGTTGCCGGCTTCCATGTGGAAGGTCGGGATCTTGCGCCGCTTCGCCGGCAGGACTGCCATGCAGCTATTGGTGTCGCCCAGGACCAGCAAGGCTTCGGGTTGGATCTCGGCAAGCGCCTGGTCCGTCCCGATGATCACCTTGCCGATGGTCTCTGCGCCGCTGGCGCCCGCCGCATTCAGAAAGTAGTCCGGCTTGCGGATGCCCAGATCCTGGAAAAAGATCTCGTTGAGTTCGTAGTCGTAGTTCTGGCCCGTGTGGATCAGCACGTGGTCGCAATGGCGGTCCAGCG from Orrella dioscoreae includes the following:
- a CDS encoding acetyltransferase, with the protein product MQKRGVLLIVGAGGHGRAVAEAAELSGTWADVVFADDGFPGVRQSGSWQVVAHASALAELAGRCDAAIVAIGNQGVRERLSTALEAQGIPLATVVHPRAWVSGHAIVGEGTAVMAGAVVGACARIGRGAIVNANATVDHDAELGDFAHLGVGVQLAGGVRIGARAWLQAGTCAGYRVQVAEEAVVPPGERLIAS
- a CDS encoding MraY family glycosyltransferase, whose amino-acid sequence is MDLSSWPWWLFVAGAGLGWFLTGVLRRYALARNVLDVPNARSSHQQPTPRGGGLAFVIGFLLGLVALWLSGGVATDVACALGGAGAWIALVGFLDDHGHIQARWRLLAHFAAAAWILAWQGGAPPLAVGSATFQLGAVGSVLAALYLVWLLNLYNFMDGIDGIASVEAICATVGAAVLYVLVGQPGLLGTSLLLGATVAGFLVWNFPPARIFMGDGGSGFLGIVLGGLSLQAGWDAPALLWGWLILLGVFVVDATTTLLRRLLRGEKVYEAHRTHAYQYAARRWKSHKVVTLSVLVINIFWLLPWAMLVAVEWLPGWLGALVAYAPLLALALSLGAGRAESTTV
- a CDS encoding SDR family oxidoreductase: MSVTVGVVGATSPAGQQVVAQLLAQGHRVVAYSRNPPVVAEQPGLRWASLDTAGQEAGAEQIPVWIALCHIWAVPAHLGRMAGLGAQRVVCLSSTSRYTKTASSNSYEEALVGRLVQGEEAVAREAAAAGIGWTILRPTLIYGRNTDRNLSEIVRLIRRLHVFPLFGRAAGLRQPIYVDDVAKAAVLAAFTPAARDQAYNISGAEVLSYREMVTRIFIAMGLRPKLLTVPIWLFNGALACLRLVPRYRGWNADMVQRMNRDMVFGHEEARRDFGFDPQPFVLRGVDVGR
- a CDS encoding glycosyltransferase family 4 protein; this translates as MPLTPAAQTEVSPTLLEEIQRHFSIVFTGNLGTAQAVETLLDAAERLQHLPDVRLVLVGSGSMSAWLAEQKAARGLDNVILAGRYPADEMPQFLSRARGLLVSLKRSEIYAQTVPAKVQSYLSAGKPIIASLDGEGARVVIEAGAGLACAAEDAVALADCIARLHGMSDPQRAELGAAGRAYFLAHFELTGQATRLAALLRSQVQGDSV
- the wecB gene encoding non-hydrolyzing UDP-N-acetylglucosamine 2-epimerase; the protein is MKKLKVATVVGTRPEIIRLSRVMAALDRHCDHVLIHTGQNYDYELNEIFFQDLGIRKPDYFLNAAGASGAETIGKVIIGTDQALAEIQPEALLVLGDTNSCMAVLPAKRRKIPTFHMEAGNRCFDQRVPEEINRRIVDHTADINLTYSSIAREYLLREGLLPDRVIKTGSPMFEVLNHYREGIEASDILSRLGLEAGKFFVVSAHREENIDSDVNFGKLVDVLNTVAVTFGLPVIVSTHPRTQKRVDAMGARFHENVRLLKPLGFRDYNHLQMMSRAVLSDSGTITEESSILNFPALNIREAHERPEGMEEASVMMVGLETERVLQGLTLIADQPRGDERSLRLVADYSMPNVSDKVVRLIHSYTDYVNRVVWKK